Proteins encoded in a region of the Candidatus Moanabacter tarae genome:
- the ybaL gene encoding Putative cation/proton antiporter YbaL, with product MDPTVGQMVSIVGGRLILDFGLVAVGIVVASVFFNLLRLPVIAGYLLTGIVLGAGLSVPFKGAHPETMRLMGELGVSFLLFGIGLRFDPQQIRRLAGASFSALFCQAGAMVLLGMFFGPIMGLTLLGSLHFGLLLILSSSAVARKILEGEDRLDRPDGEIASGILNLESVFALIGLIILSGFSLAENLDWGSEWVVIFAVGVSVLLIFIFGKILLPVVLKGLHLIGRSELVTIFAIGMLLAVVALANFKEFPIALGAFLAGALLSQSELAEVIDRNTASLRGFFGALFFVVVGMSVDLTVVFQNWILILVISFLVIIGKITSCWAGLFFSGENSVHSFSAAVSKSQIGEFSFIIAGIGFSLGFFDRVLPTLLVAVATITMLPTVFLTRDTETLHRNLLRRAPGTLVLLGKFLLNLSRAVRESLGNSRFLRLLKRPIIQNIVYFILISGIIGLASLIANNLGSNEAVHETVSYRIGIWLLAGFLIVPLIVALLRNLNAMVMIITSEVLKLLSAENLVQGKIRNFFNLVVYLVVLMLIAAIFLAAAAPYFPSGLSLVLFFSLSFLSILIFWKRVSFWESQLEWMFMRNFNRQWSDREERKSRFVLREIVEKYPWPIELHEITICPGTFANGKRIADLKLREETGCSVLALARGNEHKLNPAPEVPLFSGDRLVLLGSKSQHTKADRLLNGTVPVDEGVMSVPFEVGKVYLSPDSCLRGATLANADLRRKEGVTVVGIQRGSERITAPGPSEIMNGGDVLYIVGEKDTIRQFEASANS from the coding sequence ATGGATCCGACAGTGGGGCAGATGGTGTCAATCGTAGGAGGCCGCTTGATTCTCGACTTTGGTTTAGTGGCAGTGGGAATTGTCGTGGCCTCAGTCTTCTTTAACTTATTGCGATTGCCCGTTATTGCTGGATATTTGCTTACTGGCATTGTCCTAGGGGCGGGGTTGTCGGTTCCATTCAAGGGTGCTCATCCAGAGACGATGCGATTAATGGGAGAATTGGGTGTTTCATTTCTCCTCTTCGGAATCGGCCTCCGATTCGATCCCCAGCAGATTCGCCGTCTTGCAGGGGCTTCCTTTTCAGCCCTTTTTTGCCAGGCAGGTGCGATGGTGCTCCTGGGTATGTTCTTTGGGCCGATCATGGGGTTGACATTGCTCGGCAGTCTTCATTTCGGTCTGCTCTTGATTCTCAGCTCTTCTGCCGTTGCTAGAAAAATTCTTGAGGGTGAGGATCGACTCGATCGTCCTGATGGTGAGATTGCTTCGGGAATCCTTAATCTGGAAAGTGTTTTTGCTCTTATTGGTTTAATTATTCTTTCCGGGTTTTCATTGGCTGAGAATCTGGACTGGGGGTCTGAGTGGGTTGTCATATTTGCGGTAGGAGTATCCGTCCTTCTGATTTTCATTTTCGGAAAAATTCTTTTACCGGTTGTTTTGAAGGGGTTGCATCTTATTGGAAGGAGCGAACTCGTGACGATATTCGCCATAGGAATGCTCCTCGCAGTAGTTGCTCTAGCAAATTTCAAGGAGTTTCCAATAGCACTAGGGGCATTTTTAGCGGGGGCTCTTCTCTCTCAGTCGGAATTGGCCGAAGTAATTGACAGGAACACGGCTTCCCTTCGCGGATTCTTTGGAGCTCTTTTTTTTGTGGTTGTAGGGATGTCGGTAGACTTAACCGTGGTCTTTCAGAATTGGATTTTGATTCTGGTCATTTCATTTCTGGTAATTATTGGCAAGATCACCAGTTGCTGGGCGGGTCTATTTTTTTCCGGTGAAAACTCAGTTCATAGTTTTAGCGCCGCCGTATCAAAGAGCCAAATTGGAGAATTCAGTTTTATCATCGCGGGTATCGGTTTTTCCCTCGGCTTCTTCGATCGTGTCCTGCCGACTCTTCTTGTTGCTGTGGCCACAATCACGATGCTGCCGACTGTTTTTCTAACGAGGGATACAGAGACTCTCCATCGAAATCTGCTTCGGCGGGCGCCAGGAACTTTGGTGTTGCTGGGAAAATTTCTCCTGAATTTGAGCAGGGCTGTTCGTGAATCATTGGGAAATAGTCGGTTTCTTCGGCTACTAAAAAGGCCGATTATCCAAAATATAGTCTATTTCATACTGATTAGCGGAATAATCGGGCTAGCTTCATTGATTGCAAATAATTTGGGTTCAAACGAGGCGGTTCATGAGACTGTTTCGTACCGTATCGGGATCTGGCTTTTGGCCGGATTTCTGATAGTTCCTCTGATCGTTGCGCTGCTAAGAAATCTAAATGCTATGGTAATGATTATTACCAGCGAAGTATTGAAACTGCTTTCGGCGGAGAATTTGGTGCAAGGGAAGATCCGTAACTTCTTTAATTTGGTTGTTTATCTTGTCGTCTTAATGCTAATTGCAGCAATTTTTTTAGCAGCAGCTGCTCCCTACTTTCCAAGTGGGCTCTCTTTGGTACTTTTTTTCTCTCTCTCCTTCCTCTCCATCCTCATTTTCTGGAAACGAGTAAGCTTTTGGGAAAGCCAGCTAGAATGGATGTTTATGAGGAATTTCAATCGGCAATGGAGTGATCGTGAAGAGAGGAAAAGCCGGTTTGTCTTGAGGGAAATCGTGGAAAAGTATCCATGGCCTATTGAGTTGCACGAAATTACAATTTGTCCGGGTACTTTTGCTAATGGTAAACGAATTGCGGACCTTAAACTACGTGAGGAAACAGGGTGTTCGGTCCTTGCTTTAGCCAGGGGGAATGAACATAAGCTCAATCCAGCACCTGAAGTTCCACTTTTTTCGGGAGATCGTTTGGTCCTTTTGGGGAGTAAATCACAACACACCAAGGCTGATCGACTGCTTAATGGGACAGTCCCGGTTGACGAGGGTGTGATGTCGGTTCCTTTCGAGGTCGGAAAGGTTTACCTCAGTCCCGATTCTTGCTTGCGTGGAGCGACTCTTGCTAATGCTGATTTGCGACGAAAGGAGGGTGTCACGGTAGTTGGGATTCAGAGAGGATCTGAAAGGATCACAGCTCCTGGTCCCTCGGAAATAATGAATGGAGGGGATGTTCTGTACATTGTAGGAGAGAAGGATACGATAAGACAATTTGAAGCTTCTGCGAATTCTTGA
- the mreB gene encoding Rod shape-determining protein MreB — MIGKFFGLFSNDIGIDLGTANTLVFVRDQGIVLREPSVVAINASTRKMIAVGEEAKRMLGRTPGSIRALRPMKDGVIADFEITEGMLRYFIGKVSKNLKFAPPRVVVAVPSGITEVERRAVKESATHAGAREVMLLDEPMAAAIGVGMPIDEPTANMIVDIGGGTTEVAIISYADVVFTRSVRVGGDEMDDAIRNYIKRAYNLMIGERTSEEIKIVIGSAIPLSEELTLEIKGRDSVAGLPKTLHISSQEIREALDDTLSSIIDLVRSALERCPPELSADLVDRGFLLAGGGALIRGIDTLLSDATGLPVMVAEDPLSAVANGTGVVLQNLNWLIKQRAN; from the coding sequence ATGATAGGAAAATTTTTCGGCTTATTCTCGAACGATATCGGGATCGATTTAGGAACTGCCAATACCCTTGTCTTCGTTAGAGATCAGGGAATCGTCCTCCGTGAACCAAGCGTTGTCGCTATCAACGCATCAACACGGAAAATGATCGCCGTCGGAGAAGAGGCGAAAAGAATGTTAGGGAGGACTCCAGGAAGCATCAGGGCACTGCGCCCGATGAAAGACGGCGTCATAGCTGACTTCGAAATCACGGAAGGAATGCTGCGTTACTTCATTGGAAAGGTTAGTAAGAATCTGAAATTTGCTCCTCCTCGGGTGGTGGTGGCCGTACCATCCGGCATCACTGAAGTTGAGCGACGCGCGGTCAAAGAGTCGGCTACCCATGCAGGGGCACGAGAAGTTATGCTCCTCGATGAACCCATGGCAGCAGCCATCGGAGTTGGAATGCCAATCGATGAACCAACAGCAAACATGATCGTTGACATTGGGGGGGGGACAACCGAAGTGGCAATCATCTCATATGCAGACGTAGTTTTCACTAGAAGTGTTAGAGTGGGTGGTGACGAAATGGATGACGCGATCAGAAATTATATTAAACGCGCTTACAATCTAATGATCGGAGAGAGGACATCTGAAGAAATTAAGATTGTAATCGGGTCTGCCATACCCCTAAGCGAGGAATTAACTCTAGAAATAAAAGGACGAGATTCCGTAGCCGGACTCCCCAAAACACTTCATATTTCTTCCCAAGAAATCCGAGAGGCCCTAGACGATACCCTCAGCTCGATTATTGATCTGGTGCGCAGCGCCCTCGAACGATGCCCACCCGAACTCTCGGCTGACCTCGTCGATCGCGGTTTCCTCCTCGCTGGAGGGGGAGCACTCATCCGTGGCATCGACACCCTCTTAAGTGATGCCACTGGGCTCCCTGTGATGGTGGCTGAGGATCCTCTCAGTGCCGTCGCAAATGGTACTGGCGTTGTACTGCAAAATCTCAATTGGCTGATTAAGCAGCGGGCTAATTGA